Proteins encoded within one genomic window of Odocoileus virginianus isolate 20LAN1187 ecotype Illinois chromosome 2, Ovbor_1.2, whole genome shotgun sequence:
- the LOC110134792 gene encoding E3 ubiquitin-protein ligase RNF103 isoform X1 translates to MWLKLFFLLLYFLVLFVLARFFEAIVWYETGIFATQLVDPVALSFKKLKTILECRGLGYSGLPEKKDVRELVEKSGDLMEGELYSALKEEEASESVSSTNFSGEMHFYELVEDTKDGIWLVQVIANDRSPLVGKIHWEKMVKKVSRFGIRTGTFNCSSDPRYCRRRGWVRSTLIMSVPQTSTSKGKVMLKEYSGRKIEVEHIFKWITAHAASRIKTIYNAERLKEEWNKSDQYWVKIYLFANLDQPPAFFSALSIKFTGRVEFIFVNVEKWDNKSYMTDIGVYNMPSYILRTPEGIYRYGNHTGEYISLQAMDSFLRSLQPEVNDLFVLSLVLVNLMAWMDLFITQGATIKRFVVLISTLGTYNSLLIISWLPVLGFLQLPYLDSFYEYSLKLLRYSNTTTLASWVRADWMFYSSHPALFLSTYLGHGLLIDYFEKKRRRNINSDEVNANNLEWLSSLWDWYTSYLFHPIASFQNFPVESDWDEDPDLFLERLAFPDLWLHPLIPTDYIKNLPMWRFKCLGVQSEEEMSEGSQDIENDSDSESTDTLSSEKEVFEDKLSIIHSSPGRASHCDAEACSCANKYCQTSPYERKGRSYGSYSANEDMEPDWLTWPADMLHCTECVVCLENFENGCLLMGLPCGHVFHQNCIVMWLAGGRHCCPVCRWPSYKKKQPYAQHQPLSNDFPS, encoded by the exons ATGTGGCTGAAGCTTTTTTTCTTGCTCCTCTATTTTCTGGTCCTTTTCGTCCTGGCCAGGTTTTTTGAGGCCATTGTGTGGTATGAAACTGGCATCTTTGCCACCCAGCTGGTGGATCCGGTGGCGCTGAGCTTCAAGAAGCTGAAGACCATCCTGGAGTGTCGGGGGCTGGGCTATTCGGGGTTGCCCGAGAAGAAGGATGTCCGGGAACTGGTGGAAAAGTCAG gtGACCTGATGGAAGGTGAGCTTTATTCTGCACTCAAAGAAGAAGAAGCATCTGAATCTGTTTCTAGTACCAATTTCAGTGGTGAAATGCACTTCTATGAGCTTGTAGAAGACACAAAAGATGGCATCTGGCTGGTTCAG GTCATCGCAAATGACAGAAGTCCTTTGGTGGGTAAAATCCACTGGGAGAAAATGGTGAAAAAGGTGTCGAGATTTGGAATACGTACAGGCACGTTTAATTGCTCCAGTGACCCCAG ATACTGCAGGAGAAGAGGCTGGGTTCGATCCACACTCATTATGTCTGTTCCACAAACGAGTACTTCCAAAGGGAAAGTCATGCTTAAAGAGTACAGTGGGCGCAAGATAGAAGTAGAGCACATTTTTAAGTGGATAACTGCTCATGCAGCTTCTCGGATCAAAACCATTTATAATGCTGAACGcttgaaagaagaatggaataaaAGTGATCAATATTGGGTAAAAATATACCTATTTGCAAACCTGGACCAACCACCAGCTTTCTTCTCTGCACTAAGCATAAAGTTTACTGGAagagttgagtttatttttgtaaatgtggAAAAGTGGGACAACAAGAGTTATATGACAGATATCGGTGTCTATAACATGCCATCATACATACTTAGAACTCCCGAAGGAATTTACAGATACGGAAACCACACAGGCGAGTATATATCTCTTCAGGCCATGGATTCATTTTTGCGCTCCTTACAACCTGAAGTAAATGATTTGTTCGTTTTGAGCTTGGTTCTCGTTAACCTTATGGCTTGGATGGACTTATTTATCACACAAGGAGCTACCATCAAGCGATTTGTGGTTCTCATAAGCACTTTAGGGACCTATAATTCTCTATTAATTATCTCCTGGCTACCTGTGTTGGGCTTTTTACAGCTCCCTTACTTAGATAGCTTTTATGAATATAGCTTAAAATTGTTGAGATATTCCAATACCACCACATTGGCTTCATGGGTAAGGGCAGACTGGATGTTTTATTCCTCACACCCAGCCTTGTTTCTTAGTACGTACCTTGGACATGGTTTACTAATTGATTACTTTGAGAAGAAGAGACGGCGCAACATCAACAGTGATGAAGTCAATGCCAATAACTTAGAATGGTTATCAAGTCTATGGGACTGGTACACCAGCTACCTCTTCCACCCGATTGCTTCTTTCCAGAACTTTCCTGTAGAATCTGATTGGGACGAAGACCCTGACTTGTTCTTGGAGCGATTAGCTTTCCCCGATCTTTGGCTTCACCCCCTGATACCGACCGATTATATTAAAAACTTGCCGATGTGGCGATTTAAATGTCTTGGAGTCCAGTCTGAAGAGGAAATGTCGGAGGGTTCTCAAGATATTGAGAATGACTCAGACAGTGAGAGCACAGACACTTTGAGCAGTGAGAAGGAAGTGTTTGAAGATAAACTGAGCATCATTCACAGTTCTCCAGGAAGAGCAAGTCACTGTGATGCTGAGGCTTGTTCCTGTGCCAATAAATATTGTCAGACCAGCCCTTATGAAAGGAAGGGGCGGTCCTATGGATCTTATAGCGCTAATGAAGATATGGAACCTGATTGGTTAACTTGGCCTGCTGATATGCTGCACTGTACTGAATGTGTTGTATGCctagagaattttgaaaatggaTGTTTGCTAATGGGGTTGCCTTGTGGTCATGTGTTCCATCAGAATTGCATTGTGATGTGGTTAGCTGGGGGCCGACACTGTTGCCCTGTCTGCCGGTGGCCTTCTTATAAAAAAAAGCAGCCATATGCACAACACCAGCCCTTGTCAAATGACTTCCCATCTTAA
- the LOC110134792 gene encoding E3 ubiquitin-protein ligase RNF103 isoform X2: protein MVKKVSRFGIRTGTFNCSSDPRYCRRRGWVRSTLIMSVPQTSTSKGKVMLKEYSGRKIEVEHIFKWITAHAASRIKTIYNAERLKEEWNKSDQYWVKIYLFANLDQPPAFFSALSIKFTGRVEFIFVNVEKWDNKSYMTDIGVYNMPSYILRTPEGIYRYGNHTGEYISLQAMDSFLRSLQPEVNDLFVLSLVLVNLMAWMDLFITQGATIKRFVVLISTLGTYNSLLIISWLPVLGFLQLPYLDSFYEYSLKLLRYSNTTTLASWVRADWMFYSSHPALFLSTYLGHGLLIDYFEKKRRRNINSDEVNANNLEWLSSLWDWYTSYLFHPIASFQNFPVESDWDEDPDLFLERLAFPDLWLHPLIPTDYIKNLPMWRFKCLGVQSEEEMSEGSQDIENDSDSESTDTLSSEKEVFEDKLSIIHSSPGRASHCDAEACSCANKYCQTSPYERKGRSYGSYSANEDMEPDWLTWPADMLHCTECVVCLENFENGCLLMGLPCGHVFHQNCIVMWLAGGRHCCPVCRWPSYKKKQPYAQHQPLSNDFPS, encoded by the exons ATGGTGAAAAAGGTGTCGAGATTTGGAATACGTACAGGCACGTTTAATTGCTCCAGTGACCCCAG ATACTGCAGGAGAAGAGGCTGGGTTCGATCCACACTCATTATGTCTGTTCCACAAACGAGTACTTCCAAAGGGAAAGTCATGCTTAAAGAGTACAGTGGGCGCAAGATAGAAGTAGAGCACATTTTTAAGTGGATAACTGCTCATGCAGCTTCTCGGATCAAAACCATTTATAATGCTGAACGcttgaaagaagaatggaataaaAGTGATCAATATTGGGTAAAAATATACCTATTTGCAAACCTGGACCAACCACCAGCTTTCTTCTCTGCACTAAGCATAAAGTTTACTGGAagagttgagtttatttttgtaaatgtggAAAAGTGGGACAACAAGAGTTATATGACAGATATCGGTGTCTATAACATGCCATCATACATACTTAGAACTCCCGAAGGAATTTACAGATACGGAAACCACACAGGCGAGTATATATCTCTTCAGGCCATGGATTCATTTTTGCGCTCCTTACAACCTGAAGTAAATGATTTGTTCGTTTTGAGCTTGGTTCTCGTTAACCTTATGGCTTGGATGGACTTATTTATCACACAAGGAGCTACCATCAAGCGATTTGTGGTTCTCATAAGCACTTTAGGGACCTATAATTCTCTATTAATTATCTCCTGGCTACCTGTGTTGGGCTTTTTACAGCTCCCTTACTTAGATAGCTTTTATGAATATAGCTTAAAATTGTTGAGATATTCCAATACCACCACATTGGCTTCATGGGTAAGGGCAGACTGGATGTTTTATTCCTCACACCCAGCCTTGTTTCTTAGTACGTACCTTGGACATGGTTTACTAATTGATTACTTTGAGAAGAAGAGACGGCGCAACATCAACAGTGATGAAGTCAATGCCAATAACTTAGAATGGTTATCAAGTCTATGGGACTGGTACACCAGCTACCTCTTCCACCCGATTGCTTCTTTCCAGAACTTTCCTGTAGAATCTGATTGGGACGAAGACCCTGACTTGTTCTTGGAGCGATTAGCTTTCCCCGATCTTTGGCTTCACCCCCTGATACCGACCGATTATATTAAAAACTTGCCGATGTGGCGATTTAAATGTCTTGGAGTCCAGTCTGAAGAGGAAATGTCGGAGGGTTCTCAAGATATTGAGAATGACTCAGACAGTGAGAGCACAGACACTTTGAGCAGTGAGAAGGAAGTGTTTGAAGATAAACTGAGCATCATTCACAGTTCTCCAGGAAGAGCAAGTCACTGTGATGCTGAGGCTTGTTCCTGTGCCAATAAATATTGTCAGACCAGCCCTTATGAAAGGAAGGGGCGGTCCTATGGATCTTATAGCGCTAATGAAGATATGGAACCTGATTGGTTAACTTGGCCTGCTGATATGCTGCACTGTACTGAATGTGTTGTATGCctagagaattttgaaaatggaTGTTTGCTAATGGGGTTGCCTTGTGGTCATGTGTTCCATCAGAATTGCATTGTGATGTGGTTAGCTGGGGGCCGACACTGTTGCCCTGTCTGCCGGTGGCCTTCTTATAAAAAAAAGCAGCCATATGCACAACACCAGCCCTTGTCAAATGACTTCCCATCTTAA